In Coffea eugenioides isolate CCC68of chromosome 4, Ceug_1.0, whole genome shotgun sequence, the genomic stretch CCGGTTCCTTCTTTGGATGTTTGTCTTGGTGAATTATTACGGGAAGAACAGCGATTGGCTACACAATCTGTTCTAAGTGCATCTGGAGGGACATCAGAAGTTGTCAATGTTGCTTATGCTGCACAAGGGAGGAATAAAGGAAAGGGATCAATGCAGTGCTACAGCTGCAAGGAGCTTGGACATATTGCTCGCAACTGTGGTAAGAAATTTTGTAATTTCTGTAAACAGAATGGACATATTATCAAGGACTGTCCTACACGACCAGAAAACAGGCGAGCTCAAGCTTTTCACGTTGCAGTTCCAGATCCTACTGTTATTGGTCCTACACTTACAACCACAAGCACCAATCAGGCTGTTATTACTCCAGAAATGGTCCAACAGATGATTCTCACAGCATTTTCTGCCCTTGGGCTTCAGGGCCAAGGTAAGACAATCTCTTCTACTTGGTTTGTTGATTCTGGAGCATCCAATCATATGACCGGCTCTACTGATTCGTTACAGAATTTGCAGCAGTATACTGGTAGACAAAATATACAGATTGCTAATGGTAGTAATCTTCCAATTACAGCCATTGGTGATCTTGGACATTCTTTTCGTCATGTTTTTGTCGCTCCTAAGTTGTCTACTAGTTTAATTTCTGTTGGTCAGTTGGTGGATGATAACTGTACTGTCAACTTCTCTCATGATGGTTGTCGTGTGCAGGATCAGATGTCGGGGAAGGTGATCGCAAGGGGGCCTAAAGTGGGAAGATTATTTCCGTTGCAATTTGCTATTCCTAAACCTTTATCTTTAGCTTCTATGATTGTTGAAAATAAGGCTGACGTTTGGCATAGGCGATTAGGTCATCCAAATAATGTGATATTATCTAATTTGATGAAGCGTGGTCTTCTTGAACAAAAAGATCAGTGTTCTACTCATGCATTGTCTCTTGATTGTTCTGCTTGTAAGTTAGGAAAGAGCAAAACTTTACTTTTTCCTACTTATGGTAGTCGTGCTAATGCATGTTTTGAGATAATACACAATGATGTTTGGGGCATTACTCCTGTCATTTCACATGCGCATTATAGATATTTTGTGACGTTCATTGATGACTATAGTCGGTTCACATGGATATATTTTTTGCGCACCAAAGCTGAGGTATTTACTGTTTTTCAAACTTTTGTGGCTTATATTGAGACATAATTTTCCACAACTATTAAGATTTTCCGATCTGATAATGGTGGCGAATATGTGTCACATAACTTTCAAGCCTTCTTGCAACATAAAGGCATTCTCTCTCAGCGATCATGTCCTTCTACGCCCCAACAGAATGGGGTGGCTGAGCGTAAAAACCGTCACTTGTTGGATATTGTTCGAACATTACTCTTACAGTCTACAGTGCCGTCTAAATTTTGGGTTGAAGCTTTGACAACTGCAGTATATTTGATTAATCGTCTGCCTTCTCAACAATTGGGTTTTGACTCTCCTTATTATCGCCTTTTTGGTGTCCATCCTGATTATCACATGTTACACCCATTTGGCTGTGTTTGTTTTGTTCACTTGCCACCTCATGAGCGTCACAAGCTTACAGCCCAATCAGTTCGGTGTGCTTTTATGGGTTATAGCACTACTCAGAAAGGATTTTTATGCTATGATGTTGTTGCTAATCGTTTCCATGTTTCTAGAAATGTAATTTTCTTTGAGCATGAGTACTATTTTCAGCAGCATGTTTTACCTTTCAAGCGTGTCCTTCTTCCTAGCTTTGATGATATCTCGCCACCAATTGAGCGTTTTAAACCCGGCATTGTCTATCAACGACGCAGGGCTCCATCATCTCAAATCCTTCCCGACCCAGAACCAATACCTGCTCCAGTGGTTCTTCGAGGATCTTCTCGTATCCGTCAACCTCCTGCTAGGTATGGCTTCTCTGCTACTTTAGCTAATACTGCAGTTCCTACCTCTTATTCTcaagcaactaagcatgcatgTTGGGTAAAAGCTATGCAAGAATTTCATGCTCTCCAGGAGAACCATACTTGGGATATTGTTCCATGTCCTAGTGGTGTTAAGCTCATTGGTTGTAAGTGGATTTATTCCATTAAGCTACGGTCTGATGGCTCACTTGATCGATATAAAGCgagggtggtgacacttggtAATAAACAAGAATATGGAATAAATTATGAGGAGACATTTGCCCCCGTCGCAAAGATGACAACAGTACGCCTTGTTCTAGCTATTGCTGCTTCTAAGGGCTGGTCATTGCGACAAATGGATGTTAAGGATTCCTTTTTGCATGGGGAttttaaagaagaaatttaTATGACTCCACCATCAGGATTATTTTTTACACCTTCATTTGATGTTTGTAAGTTGAAATGATCACTCTATGGTTTGAAATAGCTCCACATGCTTGGTTTGATAAATTTCGTTCTACGCTTATTAATTTGTCATTTGTCCAAAGCCAGTATGACTCCTCTTTGTTTCTTTGCAAGACACCTAAAGGAATTGTCCTGCTTCtggtatatgttgatgatattgttATTACAGGGACTGCTACTGACTTGATTTCTAAGCTTCAAGACCATCTTCAAACTTCTTTTCATATGAAGGACTTGGGTCCTTTACAGTATTTTTTAGGTCTTGAGGTGCGTTCCACCTCCGCTGGTATCTTCTTACACCAGCATAAATACATTCAAGAGTTAATTGCTTTGGCTGGCCTTCAAGATGGTCGTTCAGTTGATATTCCCTTGGAGGTGAATGTTAAATATCGTCATGATGAGGGTGCTTTTCTATCTGATCCTTCTTTATATAGACAATTGGTAGGCAGCCTCAATTATCTGACTATTACTCGGCCTGATATTTCTTTTGCTGTTCAACAAGTCAGTCAATTTATGCAAGCCCCTAGGCACCTTCATCTCGCCGCTGTTCATCGCATTGTTCGCTATTTGAAAGGCACTTCTGCCCGAGGCCTTTTCTTTCAAATCGACTCTCCTATTCGTCTGGTTGCATACAGTGATGCTGATTGGGCTGGTTGTTCTGATACTAGACGTTCCATTACCGGTTGGTGCATGTTTATTGGTAACTCTCTCGTTTCTTGGAAAAGCAAGAAGCAAGATCGGGTGTCTAAGTCTTCTACTGAGTTTGAGTATCAGGCCATGTCCTCTGCATATTCTGAAATTGTTTGGCTTCGTGGATTGTTGGGTGTACTTGGGTTTCCTCAAATTGAGCCTACTCCGCTCCATGCAGATAACACTAGTGCTATTCAAATTGCTGCTAACCCAGTATTTCATGAGCGTACCAAGCACATTGAAGTAGATTGTCACTCTATTCGTGAAGCATATGATGCTCATGTCATCTCTCTTCCGCATATCACCACTGCTCTCCAAACTGCTGATGTGTTTACTAAGGCTCTTTCCAAACCTAGACATCATTTTCTTGTTGACAAATTGATGCTGATGCTAGCTGATCAACCAACATCAATTTGAGGGGGGATATCAATGGTAGAGATTATGGCATAAGATGATGGCAGAAATTGTGGCAAAGATTATGGCATAAATCATGCCCACGATTTGTTCATTAATTGTGTATATATAGTTACCTAAAATAGAATATCAGTAATTAGGACATTAGCTGTAATTAGCTATGTATAGATGATTACCTAAAATAGATTGTACAGAAATTCTTATTTAAGGGAAATGATCATGAAGTAAAAGGCATTCAGCCAATTTACTCAAAAGTTTGACACCAAAAAGCTTGggagttagagcaaaagaaagctaaggaacttggttcttgaagtgcaACCTTGTGAACCCATCTTTGGAAGGTAAAGCAGTTTTGAACTCTTGTAAAAGCTTATagcaattgagtagaaatgttgattttgatgttgtaagatgctaataagggttaatgatggtttatatatcacttttgtgggtttctgtggaggatttggtgatttctatggtggtttgagaaaattccagaattgagatttcttatggttcagttctgcccgtttctatttgagtatgttagagaccgaattagccttagctcaaaacatgaaagttgtagggaatgatgttttatagtttcctgtaaaatttcaactcaatcggagcaacgtaacctatgAAAAAACTGAAATATCCTGACTACCATAGGAGTAAAgtcagtggacagttttgacagtgcacCAAGTTGGTCGTATTTATTCACCTTGATACATACTGAACTAGCatttagtcaaaacatgaaaattgtagtgctatctcttagctttcaacgcccctggaatcacctcaatcggatttcGGTAGCTTGAGTTATTATCGTTTACGCAtaatgcggttaactagcccgaatgtgagattttggttctgtaatccggacttttgacttagatacactatgaactgggctgagttgtcttcatcaaagttgtaggcctttgtcttaccttcgaaacggtataaatttcaccccaatccgataagcgtagctttggttgtgcTCGTTACGCTAAgtgacggcaaatctgtcttttgttttataacttaaacttcatttccggacatttttctagtttgatttcgtacttgtatgactttgagcctattgaacggctattgaaatgagataattttgtgtatgactttggggcttTTTTGTGATTGAGTTGAAATGTGATTTGTAATgtcttgtaggatggaaaataaggaatttaaggggaagtgctgtccaatctttaaAAACGTTTAATCGCTGtgagtttgggttaattcttggtagaatgaagagcttggacttAATCGAGGAaaactgtctatgatggatgagaattaagagccgtggttggtgagtgacccaaactatttccaatgctccttatgaactgtttcttgcattatttactcgattgcatatcatgtgtgcttgcatgtgaattcatgacatgatttggctccaatgagttcttgagaagtcttgtgctgaacactaACGTCTCCACCACTCTTTACTTGGAGCAAGTGGCTCCCTatcactgtttcactgttactgaatcaatttgagcgttggatgtttaagtacaatgatttcactggttcacgagagcaataaacgtacattggATTACtaattcatgacatcattgaaatgaactattgagaaactgatttgatgactgcttttactggttattcgctgagtttctagctcacccccaaatgttttcttctccccacaAGGCTGAGGCAAAGGAAGCGCTTGTATTACGTTATTTGTGGGACTGGatgacatatatcttgtacagtttagatttggattcattttgtgtaatagttgggctaGTGTGACTGTTCGGAATTGaagtggatgtatgtgtacgttccacgcttagaattagtttccgcttcgcttatgatatgtaactcttggagaatttgatgtattatttgagttgtaccttgtaatttatttgagaactgtagtgagtgagtgagtcccgacgagagttgggtaggcggtccgccaaaccctttgatACGCCTTAGGGGGTGGTGGGCTGTCACAGCCAACTCCAAGAAGTTACAAGCATTCCAATTCTAAAAATCCTTGCAAAAACAAATTAACATTTACACGGCCAAGTAAAGTTACCAGCTTTTTGTCCAACTCCTCCAACTCCATCCTCTGGAAAACCTTCCATGGCatttgaaaatccattcctctGTACCATGGGTTCCTATAAGTTGCAGGTCATAAGTTACAGTCTGTTCAATAATGTCCTCTGCAAACTACACAATAAGCAGCACTTGACAAGATATGACTCGAAGAAAGAAAGCTGAAAGGCACCAAATATCCATCTATTTTTTATTCCAGGAGTTACAAATATAAAATACTCACTTTTTTTCTATATTTCCATTGGACATTGACATCATGATCATCTTGCTGTTGCTTTAAGTAAGTATCAGAGTGAGCAATTGCTGCAACTTTTTCTGGATTTATCCCCACAGTTCTCTTATGTTGCTCAGCTAGATGCTTCTGTTTAGCTTCATTTTCAATACGCCTTTGATATTCCAAAGTTTCTTCTAGCTTTCTCTCCTGAGCTTCAAGTTCAATTCTACGCCTgacttcctcttcctcttgttCTAAGGTGTCACCATTTCCAGCATTCACTATCTCAGCCTGTATATCTTCTCCCTCGTGTGCGACTGGATATGAGCTGCAACAAAACCTTACTAGTATTTATAAAACAAAGATCAACTTCAGATCATTCACATTAACATGCTCAAAGACTAGAAAACAAACATACATTTCTTTAGTAGTCTCTGAGGAAAGCATATGTAGCTCACTGCCGCTATTAGCCTGAAAAGGAATAAATTGCCAACCATAAATGCTCCAGCTGAGCAATAAACTACCAACTAGGAAGGCGGTAACACAAAGGGATATCTCAACACGAAATTCGAACCTTTGAATCCTTGCTCTTTTTCTTATCCTTTGTTTTCTCATGCATATGACGAGCATTATCACTTCCTCCGCTGCTGCCATTCTTAGAATCAAGAGCAAGTTCTGCCAAAAATGCTTCTCTGGCGGCATCAGATTTCTCTGTGGCATCTTTCTCCGCAAGATCCTCCAAGTGAGCCTGGAAAAAGGGAACATAAAGAAAGACAACAAGACAAAGCCATCAAAATTAAAAAGTGAGCAAAAGCATAAGATGAGTCAACTAGAAGGTAAGAAAGTCCAAAACAAACCCGCATATATGACTTCACTAGGGGTACTAAGATTGCCTGGTAATCAAAAGCAGGTGCAGGCTCAAGTTTAGCTTCCAACTGCTGCATCGCAGCTATTACTCGCATAATTCTTGCATCAATTTTACTGAGCTGCATTTACAGAAAGTAAGGATAAGTAGCATAGTAGTACAATTCACATGTAGGAAAAGGATCAATCAATGATTAAAGCACGAACCTCAACAGACACACGTTCTTTTTGTCTAGATATCGCAACTTCTACACAGGAGTCAACCTGATGCAGATAATCCCTCGTTCTCccactttttttatttttttttgccgGATACGATAGACCTGAAGAGACTCAAGGGGAAACCAgtggggactgaaccaccaccggTCCAAACGAGAGCACTACGCACCCATTTGGAACCACTTTTAAAGTGGCTGGCCACATATAGTGGTAGATGGTGGAAAGCAAGGTTCGAATTCTTGACCTTTCATCCCACTAAGCCTTACGAGCCTTACTTGACTAAGCACTTACTTTAGTTTTGAACCGAGAAGaactgtaaggaaaacaaacaacTTATTTGTGCCAACAACAATGCCCTTTGTTACCATTTCTGCAAGGTTTGTACAACAAACTCATCAAGGGATGTGCAATATGATTCGTGCAATGTCTGACGTTTTGGTTACTTCCAAGTTGCATTCTGGATTTGATGCTTATATCAAATGGTTGGTTTTGAACTCATTTCCTGAGCAGTTGCAATGAAAGCACCTTAATGGTCAAAtcaaaatttctcttttttcagCTCATTGTTTTCCATGTACATTGGAGTACAGATCCAAACTAAAAATTGGTACGGTATATAAATAGGATACATTGTGAAGAAGGATCAATTGTTGCcatgaaaaagttaaaatttggATCAATGCAACATATAACTGAAACTGAAGTTCTTCCACATCTCTAACAATCAGAACATCTTCAACCTTCAGATTTCCTTTTCTTATTCGATTTTTTTTGCTCAGGATGTTCTAATGATCCAGAAGAGACATCAGCTCTATGTTCTTTTCCTGAATCTTGGAGGGAATGGTCAATCGACCTACCGGCTCATCCACATGTCTTCTCAATGGACTCTTTGATGCATCCCCGGACCCAGAACTTCTGTTTCTTGGAGTACGTATAGAGGAAGTATAGCCACTCATAGCCCCTAAACTTCTTGTCCTTGTACTTTGCGTAGGAGTTGTATAACGATGCACTGAACTTGTCAAGGAAGCAGCAGACCTTTGCACCATTTGTTTAATGGCTAACCCACCAGATTTCAGTTCACTGGGCTCCGGATAATGCAGTAGAGAAACGCGCCGTGAGATCTTCCCAGCTGTTACCACATATAAGTCATATTCAAGTGTAGCGTCATTGAAAACAATAACAGCATCGAGCTACATTTCATTCACACGAAAATCTGGAGTGAGATCTTTGATTCTTTAGCTTTAAATAAACCATTTGAGCAAAACCATAATTGGATTTGTTGTTTTAGTTTTACATGATTCTGCTAGCAATACCTATTTCGTCAAACGTCACAGAAACTTTTGCATGCAACAAGGCCCGTGATATTATAAATCCATAGAGTAATTTAGGACATGCCTTTGTTAATATAGACTCAAACTCAACATCTTAAATAGGTAACCGGAATAGGTTTCTCTATCTTCACTTTCCCTGTTTCAACAACTCAAATAACTCATAACTTGCTTTGactgtaatatttttttggCCAACCAATGTTCAACTTAGAACCTACTCCCATTATGGGAGCTTGATGGATATTTCTCCAGAAACTTCTCTCCTAAAAGAGCTGCATTTGGATATAAAAAGCATGCACTTTACAATGATTGtcaatttattatttttctcagataaaataaaaatgccaCTCGTGACTCAACCAATAACAACAATAATAGTAGCCATTGCATGTTAAATATGCAGATAATTACCGATTCTGGACTCTGATGTTGATGACAGGAATACAGTCGCTTCTGGCTCCTGTGACTTGAAACTTACCACTTCATACGATTTTCCTATGACAATATTGACATAAAACAATGCCATCCATCATCATCGTTGACATAATCTTGGATTTCAACAAATTTAGAAACCACTTTTGCACAAAACCATCAAATGCAGGAGACAATGGAATAACATAGAAGTGATCAGTGACATAGCAGTACCAGATGAACCCTCAAAACTACCCAGATATCCATCATGGTGAAGCATCAAAGACACTTGCTGTCCAGTCAAATCAGGAGCCTGGAACACCCAAAAGCATGATAATGTAACACGTAAAACAAACAACAACAGCACTAACAAAATTTAGGGTTCATATTACTAGACTGACTTCTCTTCTGCAATAACCAGCAATCACCATCAAATTCACCAAATTATGAATGGTAAAGCATCCTCTATTGtacaatctttcaaaattttcaaattttactcGAATTGATTAAAGTCAAGAAAGATTAACAAAATATTAACTGAAAATTAATTTCTAAAACTTGATCGTTTTCAATTAATTGCGCATTAACAAAAATTAATGATCTCTCAACTGGAAAATCCCGCATAAATGGAGCTAAAAGTATGAGAAAACTAATGAAAATGATAAGCGAAAGCAGAAATAAAAGTAATTGGATTAAAAAAAAGGTTACTTGATTAACGGGCCATTGAATCAGCCAGAGCTCCTTTGAATCGTTCAAATTGAGTTCAATAAGAGGGTCCTTTTTCACTTCTTAAAATTCTTCTGGAGCTCTATACATCGCGAGTTCTTCGCTGCTACTCCCCTCCATCGGTTTTTAGGGTTTTATAGGCGGAGTTTTAGTACAGAACTGGAAGTGACGCAGGTTAACGGGTTTTAGTACAGAACAGGAATCCTAATCGTATCCTATCCTATCCTAAATCCTAAACTACATAAAGCCGCAAATCCTCATCTACAGTCAATTGTCCTGGTTTCCGTGTAATTCGGGTGCTGATTTTGgacttttgttttttccctGGTTGTGGAGTTAATATCTTATAGTATTGCTGTCCTCATTTCTGATTTTATCATCATTTACATTTCGATTATGCCCTCTTATCTTGGTTTCTTTGTAATTAATATCCCAATTTTGTACTTTGTGGTCTTTGGCTGTCATGTCTTTAGAGGTATGAATCGGAATCGAAATCGGTAATTCGAAATattgaaatcggaatttttcgaaattttggtATCAAAATTTTCGAccaatttcgatttcgaattcaccaacTTCGAATTCCAATTcgttccgaattcaattcgaaatTCAGTAAATTtcgatttcaccgaattcataaatataaaattattattattattattattatataaatgttatattacatatatataaaaatacaCATATGagaatgaatttgaaatcgaaataggaattccAAATCACCAAATTcaataatataaaaattattattataatataaatgttatattatatatataataatattatatatatatgaaaaacatATTTGAAATCCAAATAGGAATTCTGAATTCcgaattccgatttcgaattaTGAATTCGAAATCCGAATTTCCGATTTGAAAAATCCCGTTACCGAATTCGATCCGATTTCTTCTAATTTGAAATCAGATATTCTAATTTCCATTCCTAATTGCTGAATtcaaaattccgaattcaattcgaattc encodes the following:
- the LOC113769433 gene encoding uncharacterized protein LOC113769433, with the protein product MSIENSFGSSPTETSAIKFTGKNYAAWEFQFGMFLKGKELCGHIDGTSPAPKNEKELGQWELGRCGVFCNAYIIKIILHDDFSLNMRLVPSVKVPKEVTRGGLLNRNPVPSLDVCLGELLREEQRLATQSVLSASGGTSEVVNVAYAAQGRNKGKGSMQCYSCKELGHIARNCGKKFCNFCKQNGHIIKDCPTRPENRRAQAFHVAVPDPTVIGPTLTTTSTNQAVITPEMVQQMILTAFSALGLQGQGSDVGEGDRKGA
- the LOC113769434 gene encoding uncharacterized protein LOC113769434 — its product is MKDLGPLQYFLGLEVRSTSAGIFLHQHKYIQELIALAGLQDGRSVDIPLEVNVKYRHDEGAFLSDPSLYRQLVGSLNYLTITRPDISFAVQQVSQFMQAPRHLHLAAVHRIVRYLKGTSARGLFFQIDSPIRLVAYSDADWAGCSDTRRSITGWCMFIGNSLVSWKSKKQDRVSKSSTEFEYQAMSSAYSEIVWLRGLLGVLGFPQIEPTPLHADNTSAIQIAANPVFHERTKHIEVDCHSIREAYDAHVISLPHITTALQTADVFTKALSKPRHHFLVDKLMLMLADQPTSI
- the LOC113769435 gene encoding uncharacterized protein LOC113769435, which codes for MRVIAAMQQLEAKLEPAPAFDYQAILVPLVKSYMRAHLEDLAEKDATEKSDAAREAFLAELALDSKNGSSGGSDNARHMHEKTKDKKKSKDSKANSGSELHMLSSETTKEISYPVAHEGEDIQAEIVNAGNGDTLEQEEEEVRRRIELEAQERKLEETLEYQRRIENEAKQKHLAEQHKRTVGINPEKVAAIAHSDTYLKQQQDDHDVNVQWKYRKKEPMVQRNGFSNAMEGFPEDGVGGVGQKAGNYIYTINEQIVGMIYAIIFATISAIILCHNLYH